From Streptomyces sp. TLI_053, a single genomic window includes:
- a CDS encoding RICIN domain-containing protein — translation MNISTALRTRTARVTAATLTAAALGLTAAGTAEARTTGVVYAYALQNQNTGRCVDDSGAAGLRAFPCNGLNYQRFNYYKQNDGSWVVQNQNTGRCIDDSGAAGLRAFPCNGLNYQQWRLIYLNGGAAYQNVNTGRCMDDSGAYGLRAFTCNGLNFQNFNFV, via the coding sequence TTGAACATCTCGACCGCACTGCGCACCCGGACCGCGCGGGTCACCGCCGCCACCCTGACCGCCGCGGCCCTCGGTCTCACGGCCGCCGGCACCGCCGAGGCCCGCACCACCGGCGTCGTCTACGCCTACGCCCTGCAGAACCAGAACACCGGCCGCTGCGTGGACGACAGCGGCGCGGCCGGCCTGCGCGCCTTCCCCTGCAACGGCCTGAACTACCAGCGGTTCAACTACTACAAGCAGAACGACGGCTCCTGGGTCGTGCAGAACCAGAACACCGGGCGCTGTATCGACGACAGCGGCGCGGCCGGCCTGCGCGCCTTCCCCTGCAACGGCCTGAACTACCAGCAGTGGCGCCTGATCTACCTGAACGGCGGCGCGGCGTACCAGAACGTCAACACCGGCCGCTGCATGGACGACAGCGGCGCCTACGGCCTGCGCGCGTTCACCTGCAACGGCCTGAACTTCCAGAACTTCAACTTCGTGTAG
- a CDS encoding prolyl oligopeptidase family serine peptidase — MTITDSYLSLSARTGRFSFGAPRAISLNEDGTRLLLLRSSGPEDRFDRLHLLDLTTGAEREVADPTALAPGRTGSTADLPDVERRLRERSRLTAAGIGTFGATPDLSVAVFALDGRLFRTETATGRTTELATAGPVFDPRPDATGERVAYVADDALYVTDPADGPDRRLSPDDGARWGVAEFAAAEELGRHRGHWWRPDGGAVLAARVDESALPPRYFADPAHPDQAPEQFAYPQAGGPNADVRLFVLGLDDSRVELRWDTAAFPYLCAARWAGPEELLLTVADRLQQNVLLLSADPATGGTTELSRTTDEFWVDDLPGTPDRLDGGRLLTVLDTPEARGLAVDGKPLDTTGLQIRRVVGRVGGRLLCETGEGDPFDQHVHLVDPDGGAPERLSEGPGVHSALAAGDTLLLVSAGPDGVRREARTPHGTVPLTDLSAPLPYRVEPLLARVTERGLPSAVVYPRGHVPGRKLPVLLDVYGGPGFQAVANEPRRWQLKQWWADQGFAVVTVDNGGTPFVSPAFARTIFRRFSQVALDDQADALRALGETHPDLDLDRVGVRGWSYGGYLGALAVLRRPDVFHAACAGAPPTDFRLYDTAYTERYLGLPQENPDGYAADCLVGDAASLDRPLLLVHGLADDNVHPSHTLLLSQALTGAGRPHSLLALPGITHMTPGGVNEQLAQAELAFLRSALKL, encoded by the coding sequence GTGACCATCACCGACTCCTACCTCTCCCTCAGCGCCCGGACCGGCCGCTTCAGCTTCGGTGCCCCGCGAGCGATCTCGCTCAACGAGGACGGTACCCGCCTGCTGCTGCTCCGCTCCAGCGGTCCCGAGGACCGGTTCGACCGGCTCCACCTCCTCGACCTCACCACCGGTGCCGAGCGGGAGGTCGCCGATCCGACCGCGCTGGCCCCCGGACGCACCGGCTCCACCGCCGACCTGCCCGACGTCGAGCGCCGGCTGCGCGAGCGGTCGCGGCTCACCGCCGCCGGCATCGGCACCTTCGGCGCCACCCCCGACCTCTCCGTCGCCGTCTTCGCCCTCGACGGCCGGCTCTTCCGCACCGAGACCGCCACCGGCCGCACCACCGAACTCGCCACCGCCGGACCCGTCTTCGACCCCCGCCCGGACGCGACCGGCGAGCGCGTCGCCTACGTCGCCGACGACGCCCTGTACGTCACCGACCCGGCCGACGGGCCCGACCGGCGCCTCAGCCCGGACGACGGCGCCCGCTGGGGCGTGGCCGAGTTCGCCGCCGCCGAGGAGCTGGGCCGCCACCGCGGCCACTGGTGGCGCCCCGACGGCGGCGCCGTGCTCGCCGCCCGGGTGGACGAGTCCGCCCTCCCGCCCCGGTACTTCGCCGACCCGGCGCACCCGGATCAGGCTCCCGAGCAGTTCGCCTACCCGCAGGCCGGCGGCCCCAACGCGGACGTCCGGCTCTTCGTGCTCGGCCTGGACGACAGCCGGGTCGAACTCCGCTGGGACACCGCGGCCTTCCCCTACCTGTGCGCCGCCCGCTGGGCCGGACCCGAGGAACTGCTGCTCACCGTCGCCGACCGGCTGCAGCAGAACGTGCTGCTGCTGAGCGCCGACCCGGCCACCGGCGGCACCACCGAACTCTCGCGCACCACCGACGAGTTCTGGGTGGACGACCTGCCCGGCACGCCGGACCGGCTGGACGGGGGCCGGCTGCTCACCGTCCTGGACACGCCCGAGGCCCGAGGCCTGGCCGTGGACGGCAAGCCGCTGGACACCACCGGTCTGCAGATCCGCCGGGTCGTCGGCCGGGTCGGCGGCCGGCTGCTCTGCGAGACCGGCGAGGGCGACCCGTTCGACCAGCACGTCCACCTGGTCGACCCGGACGGCGGCGCGCCCGAGCGGCTCTCCGAGGGCCCCGGCGTGCACAGCGCGCTGGCCGCCGGCGACACCCTGCTGCTCGTCTCGGCCGGCCCGGACGGCGTGCGCCGCGAGGCCCGCACCCCGCACGGCACCGTCCCCCTGACCGACCTCTCCGCCCCGCTGCCGTACCGGGTGGAGCCGCTGCTGGCCCGGGTCACCGAGCGCGGCCTGCCGAGCGCCGTGGTCTACCCGCGCGGGCACGTCCCGGGCCGCAAGCTGCCCGTACTGCTCGACGTCTACGGCGGCCCCGGCTTCCAGGCGGTCGCCAACGAGCCGCGCCGCTGGCAGCTCAAGCAGTGGTGGGCCGACCAGGGCTTCGCGGTGGTCACCGTCGACAACGGCGGCACCCCGTTCGTCTCCCCCGCCTTCGCGCGGACCATCTTCCGCCGCTTCTCCCAGGTGGCGCTGGACGACCAGGCCGACGCGCTGCGGGCGCTCGGCGAGACGCACCCCGACCTCGACCTCGACCGGGTCGGCGTGCGCGGCTGGTCGTACGGCGGCTACCTCGGGGCACTGGCCGTGCTGCGCCGCCCGGACGTCTTCCACGCCGCCTGCGCCGGCGCCCCGCCCACCGACTTCCGGCTGTACGACACCGCGTACACCGAGCGGTACCTGGGACTGCCCCAGGAGAACCCCGACGGCTACGCGGCCGACTGCCTGGTGGGCGACGCGGCCTCGCTCGATCGGCCGCTGCTGCTCGTTCACGGTCTGGCGGACGACAACGTGCACCCCTCGCACACCCTGCTGCTCTCGCAGGCGCTCACCGGGGCAGGCCGGCCGCACAGCCTGCTGGCCCTGCCGGGAATCACCCACATGACCCCGGGCGGCGTCAACGAGCAACTGGCCCAGGCCGAACTCGCCTTCCTGCGGAGCGCGTTGAAACTCTGA
- a CDS encoding aminotransferase class V-fold PLP-dependent enzyme codes for MTETAPTVEAPEPLAGTERLFTLDPAVVHLNHGSFGAVPVPVQQVQRRLYEEQEADPDGFFADLPGRVAAARARLADALGTRPELLALVPNVTDAIAVALANVPLAAGDQVLVTDHGYGTVTEAVRRRAEELGAELRTVRLPLDLPDGDAVRDAVLAEVTDRTALAVLDGITSPTARRIATPGLLRELRGRGVTTVVDAAHEPGMLADPVPAEADFWFGNLHKWAFAPRATGVLVVRPEWTGKIRPLILSWEDHQGYPAAVEWRGTLDYTPWLAAPAGIDLLDGLGPGLVREHNERLVAHGAAVVAERAGLAALPSSAGLSMRALRLPPGVSETLPQAQGLMAQMWRRYAVRTVARPWAGGGVLRLCGQLYNRAPEYKVLADGLAELLR; via the coding sequence GTGACCGAGACCGCGCCGACCGTCGAAGCCCCCGAGCCCCTGGCCGGGACCGAACGGCTGTTCACGCTGGACCCGGCGGTGGTCCACCTCAACCACGGCTCCTTCGGCGCCGTCCCGGTCCCGGTCCAGCAGGTCCAGCGGCGGCTGTACGAGGAGCAGGAGGCCGATCCGGACGGCTTCTTCGCCGACCTGCCCGGCCGGGTCGCGGCGGCCCGGGCCCGGCTCGCCGACGCCCTCGGCACCCGGCCGGAGCTGCTCGCGCTCGTCCCCAACGTGACCGACGCGATCGCCGTCGCCCTCGCCAACGTCCCGCTCGCGGCCGGGGACCAGGTGCTGGTCACCGACCACGGCTACGGCACGGTCACCGAGGCCGTCCGGCGGCGTGCCGAGGAGCTGGGTGCCGAACTGCGCACCGTCCGGCTGCCGCTGGACCTCCCGGACGGGGACGCGGTCCGGGACGCCGTGCTGGCCGAGGTCACCGACCGCACCGCGCTCGCCGTGCTGGACGGCATCACCTCGCCCACAGCCCGCCGGATCGCCACCCCCGGCCTGCTCCGGGAGCTGCGCGGGCGCGGCGTGACCACCGTGGTGGACGCCGCGCACGAGCCGGGGATGCTGGCCGACCCGGTCCCGGCGGAGGCCGACTTCTGGTTCGGCAACCTGCACAAGTGGGCGTTCGCCCCGCGCGCCACCGGCGTGCTGGTGGTCCGCCCGGAGTGGACCGGGAAGATCCGGCCGCTGATCCTGTCCTGGGAGGACCACCAGGGCTATCCGGCCGCCGTCGAGTGGCGCGGCACGCTGGACTACACGCCCTGGCTGGCCGCCCCGGCCGGGATCGACCTGCTGGACGGGCTGGGGCCGGGGCTGGTGCGCGAGCACAACGAGCGGCTCGTCGCCCACGGGGCGGCGGTGGTCGCCGAGCGGGCCGGGCTGGCCGCGCTGCCGTCCTCGGCCGGGCTGTCGATGCGCGCGCTGCGGCTGCCGCCCGGTGTCTCCGAGACGCTCCCGCAGGCGCAGGGGCTGATGGCGCAGATGTGGCGGCGGTACGCGGTGCGGACGGTGGCGCGGCCCTGGGCGGGCGGCGGGGTGCTGCGGCTGTGCGGGCAGCTGTACAACCGGGCGCCGGAGTACAAGGTGCTGGCGGACGGGCTGGCGGAGCTGCTGCGGTAG
- a CDS encoding metalloregulator ArsR/SmtB family transcription factor, whose product MAVALYQAKAEFFRMLGHPVRIRVLELLQAGPTPVRDLLADLEIEPSSLSQQLAVLRRSGIVTATREGSTVVYALAGGDVADLLRAARRILTGLISEQHALLAELRAAADGPGKDGPGKDGPAVARTPDDGTPGDGHPHDGHPHDG is encoded by the coding sequence GTGGCGGTCGCGCTGTACCAGGCCAAGGCCGAGTTCTTCCGGATGCTCGGCCACCCCGTCCGGATCCGGGTCCTGGAGCTTCTGCAGGCCGGACCGACGCCCGTCCGCGACCTGCTGGCGGATCTGGAGATCGAACCGTCCAGCCTCTCCCAGCAGCTCGCGGTACTGCGCCGGTCCGGCATCGTCACCGCCACCCGGGAGGGCAGCACGGTGGTGTACGCGCTGGCCGGCGGGGACGTCGCCGACCTGCTCCGGGCGGCGCGGCGGATCCTCACCGGGCTCATCTCGGAACAGCACGCGCTGCTCGCCGAGCTGCGCGCCGCCGCGGACGGGCCGGGCAAGGACGGGCCGGGCAAGGACGGGCCTGCCGTCGCCCGGACCCCCGACGACGGGACCCCGGGCGACGGCCACCCCCACGACGGCCACCCCCACGACGGCTGA
- a CDS encoding DEAD/DEAH box helicase encodes MNTPEPEPSDDRELSPAEAFAASRRRAKEQATALYGFQELYDFPLDDFQLEACRALEAGEGVLVAAPTGSGKTIVGEFAVHLALRGGRKCFYTTPIKALSNQKYGDLVKRYGAAKVGLLTGDNTVNGDAPVVVMTTEVLRNMLYAGSSTLDGLGYVVMDEVHYLADRFRGAVWEEVIIHLPESVTLVSLSATVSNAEEFGDWLDTVRGGTRVIVSETRPVPLWQHVMAGNRMYDLFANPDRDGRPKDAPRNPAKAVNPELVRLARSELDRNPRDRFGRGRGRSMPNGRPGKVWTPGRVDVIDRLDAEGLLPAITFIFSRAGCEAAVQQCLSSGLRLNKDGDRARVRAFVEERCADIPDEDLHVLGYFEWLDGLERGIAAHHAGMLPRFKEVVEELFVKGLVKAVFATETLALGINMPARSVVMEKLVKWNGETHADITPGEYTQLTGRAGRRGIDVEGHAVVLWQRGLDPEALAGLAGTRTYPLKSSFRPSYNMAVNLVSQFGRHRSRELLETSFAQFQADRSVVGIARQVQRNEEGLEGYRESMTCHLGDFDEYMELRRQLKDRENELAREGSSQRRAAAVESIEQLKPGDVIHVPTGKFAGLALVLDPGLPPDRRSPRGGPRHPDYQDGPRPVVLTAERQVKRLAMIDFPHPVTALDRLRIPKSFNPRSPQSRRDLASALRTKAGHLEPERFRRGRAAAADDPEITRLRTVLRQHPCHGCDEREDHARWSERYHRLHRDTELLERRMRSRTHTIARTFDRVCGLLTDLGYLSGDTVTDDGKRLGRLYGELDLLASECIREGVWSDLAAAELAACASALVYESRQSDDATAPRVPEGAAKTALGEMVRIWGHLDALEEQHRINTAEGVGQREPDLGFAWAAYRWALGHSLDQVLRDADMPAGDFVRWTKQLIDVLGQIQDAAGEDAELRRTARKAVDGLRRGIIAYSSVG; translated from the coding sequence ATGAACACTCCTGAGCCCGAGCCCTCCGACGACCGGGAGCTGAGCCCCGCCGAGGCTTTCGCGGCCTCCCGCCGGCGGGCCAAGGAGCAGGCCACCGCCCTGTACGGCTTCCAGGAGCTGTACGACTTCCCGCTGGACGACTTCCAGCTGGAGGCCTGCCGCGCCCTGGAGGCGGGCGAGGGCGTCCTGGTCGCCGCTCCCACCGGATCCGGCAAGACCATCGTCGGCGAGTTCGCCGTCCACCTGGCCCTGCGCGGCGGGCGGAAGTGCTTCTACACGACGCCGATCAAGGCGCTGTCGAACCAGAAGTACGGCGACCTCGTCAAGCGCTACGGCGCCGCCAAGGTCGGCCTGCTCACCGGAGACAACACCGTCAACGGCGACGCCCCGGTGGTGGTGATGACCACCGAGGTGCTCCGCAACATGCTCTACGCGGGCTCCAGCACCCTCGACGGCCTCGGCTACGTGGTCATGGACGAGGTCCACTACCTCGCCGACCGCTTCCGCGGCGCGGTCTGGGAGGAGGTCATCATCCACCTCCCCGAGTCCGTCACCCTGGTCTCGCTCTCCGCGACCGTGTCCAACGCCGAGGAGTTCGGCGACTGGCTGGACACCGTCCGCGGCGGCACCCGGGTCATCGTCTCGGAGACCCGCCCCGTCCCGCTCTGGCAGCACGTGATGGCCGGCAACCGGATGTACGACCTGTTCGCGAACCCGGACCGCGACGGCCGCCCCAAGGACGCCCCGCGCAACCCGGCCAAGGCCGTCAACCCCGAGCTGGTCCGCCTCGCCCGCAGCGAACTCGACCGCAACCCGCGCGACCGCTTCGGCCGCGGCCGGGGCCGCTCCATGCCCAACGGCCGCCCCGGCAAGGTCTGGACCCCGGGCCGGGTCGACGTCATCGACCGCCTCGACGCCGAGGGCCTGCTGCCCGCGATCACCTTCATCTTCAGCCGGGCCGGCTGCGAGGCCGCCGTCCAGCAGTGCCTCTCCTCCGGCCTGCGGCTCAACAAGGACGGCGACCGGGCGCGGGTCCGCGCCTTCGTCGAGGAGCGCTGCGCCGACATCCCCGACGAGGACCTCCACGTCCTCGGCTACTTCGAGTGGCTGGACGGGCTGGAGCGCGGCATCGCCGCCCACCACGCCGGCATGCTGCCCCGGTTCAAGGAAGTGGTCGAGGAGCTGTTCGTGAAGGGCCTGGTCAAGGCCGTCTTCGCGACCGAGACGCTGGCCCTGGGCATCAACATGCCCGCCCGCTCCGTGGTCATGGAGAAGCTCGTCAAGTGGAACGGCGAGACCCACGCCGACATCACCCCCGGCGAGTACACCCAGCTCACCGGCCGGGCCGGGCGGCGCGGCATCGACGTCGAGGGCCACGCCGTGGTGCTGTGGCAGCGCGGCCTCGACCCGGAGGCGCTGGCCGGCCTGGCCGGCACCCGCACCTACCCGCTCAAGTCCTCGTTCCGGCCGTCCTACAACATGGCCGTCAACCTGGTCTCCCAGTTCGGGCGGCACCGTTCGCGGGAACTCCTGGAGACGTCCTTCGCGCAGTTCCAGGCCGACCGCTCGGTGGTCGGCATCGCCCGCCAGGTCCAGCGCAACGAGGAGGGGCTGGAGGGCTACCGCGAGTCCATGACCTGCCACCTCGGCGACTTCGACGAGTACATGGAGCTGCGCCGGCAGCTCAAGGACCGGGAGAACGAGCTCGCCCGCGAGGGCAGCAGCCAGCGCCGCGCCGCCGCCGTCGAGTCCATCGAGCAGCTCAAGCCCGGCGACGTCATCCACGTCCCCACCGGGAAGTTCGCCGGCCTCGCCCTCGTCCTCGACCCGGGCCTGCCGCCGGACCGCCGCTCGCCGCGCGGCGGCCCGCGCCACCCCGACTACCAGGACGGGCCGCGCCCGGTGGTGCTCACCGCCGAGCGGCAGGTCAAGCGGCTCGCGATGATCGACTTCCCGCACCCGGTCACCGCCCTCGACCGGCTGCGCATCCCCAAGTCCTTCAACCCGCGCAGCCCGCAGTCCCGGCGCGACCTCGCCTCGGCGCTGCGCACCAAGGCCGGCCACCTGGAGCCCGAGCGGTTCCGGCGCGGCCGGGCGGCCGCCGCCGACGACCCGGAGATCACCCGGCTGCGGACCGTCCTGCGCCAGCACCCCTGCCACGGCTGCGACGAGCGAGAGGACCACGCCCGCTGGTCCGAGCGCTACCACCGGCTGCACCGCGACACCGAGCTGCTGGAGCGCCGGATGCGTTCCCGCACCCACACCATCGCGCGCACCTTCGACCGGGTCTGCGGGCTGCTCACCGACCTCGGCTACCTCAGCGGCGACACCGTCACGGACGACGGCAAGCGGCTCGGCCGGCTCTACGGCGAACTCGACCTGCTCGCCTCCGAGTGCATCCGCGAGGGCGTCTGGAGCGACCTCGCCGCCGCCGAACTCGCGGCCTGCGCCTCGGCGCTGGTCTACGAGTCCCGCCAGTCCGACGACGCCACCGCCCCCCGGGTCCCGGAGGGCGCGGCGAAGACGGCGCTCGGCGAGATGGTCCGCATCTGGGGCCACCTGGACGCGCTGGAGGAGCAGCACCGGATCAACACCGCCGAGGGTGTCGGCCAGCGCGAGCCCGACCTCGGCTTCGCCTGGGCCGCCTACCGCTGGGCCCTCGGCCACTCGCTGGACCAGGTGCTGCGCGACGCCGACATGCCGGCCGGTGACTTCGTCCGCTGGACGAAGCAGCTGATCGACGTGCTCGGCCAGATCCAGGACGCCGCCGGCGAGGACGCCGAGCTGCGCAGGACGGCCCGCAAGGCCGTCGACGGCCTGCGCCGGGGGATCATCGCGTACTCCTCGGTGGGCTAG
- a CDS encoding transcriptional regulator, which produces MSVTDDTEEQHPTLALDDTVHQRVRLGVLAIAREAESVDFAFLKQELGLTDGNLSRHLKVLEDSGLVAVNKGYAGRRPRTWVTLTTAGTQALDRELRALRELVRRLDAASRPPA; this is translated from the coding sequence ATGAGCGTCACGGACGACACCGAGGAACAGCACCCGACCCTGGCCCTGGACGACACCGTCCACCAGCGGGTCCGGCTCGGGGTGCTGGCGATCGCCCGCGAGGCGGAGAGTGTCGATTTCGCCTTCCTCAAGCAGGAGCTGGGGCTCACCGACGGCAACCTCTCCCGGCACCTGAAGGTCCTGGAGGACTCCGGACTGGTCGCCGTGAACAAGGGCTACGCCGGCCGCCGCCCCCGCACCTGGGTCACCCTCACCACCGCCGGCACCCAGGCCCTCGACCGCGAACTGCGCGCCCTGCGCGAACTGGTCCGCCGCCTCGACGCCGCCAGCCGCCCTCCTGCATAG
- a CDS encoding 5'-3' exonuclease → MIEGVTAPRLMLLDSASLYFRAYFGVPDTLRSPQGEPVNAVRGLLDFIARLVHDHRPDQLVACMDAAWRPQWRVDLIPSYKTHRVAEAAEDGAEEVPDTLAPQVPVIEQVLDALGIARIGSADYEADDVIGTLTARATGPVQIVTGDRDLFQLVDDARGITVLYPVKGMGNLQVTDDALLREKYGVGGAQYADLAALRGDPSDGLPGVKGIGEKTAAQLIHEYGDLAGIRAAAQDIGSALTPARRRNILEAAAYLDVAPTVVRVATDAPLPDFDPTLPREPLDPMTLEDLAARWGLGTSLDRVLETLATR, encoded by the coding sequence ATGATCGAAGGCGTGACCGCACCCCGCCTGATGCTGCTCGACTCCGCCAGCCTGTACTTCCGGGCCTACTTCGGCGTACCGGACACCCTGCGCTCGCCGCAGGGTGAGCCGGTCAACGCCGTCCGGGGCCTGCTGGACTTCATCGCCCGGCTGGTCCACGACCACCGGCCCGACCAACTGGTCGCCTGCATGGACGCCGCCTGGCGGCCGCAGTGGCGGGTGGACCTCATCCCCTCCTACAAGACCCACCGGGTCGCCGAGGCCGCCGAGGACGGCGCGGAGGAGGTGCCGGACACCCTCGCCCCGCAGGTCCCGGTGATCGAGCAGGTGCTGGACGCGCTCGGCATCGCCCGGATCGGCTCCGCCGACTACGAGGCGGACGACGTGATCGGCACCCTGACCGCGCGCGCCACCGGGCCGGTGCAGATCGTCACCGGCGACCGCGACCTGTTCCAGCTGGTCGACGACGCCCGGGGGATCACCGTGCTCTATCCCGTCAAGGGCATGGGCAACCTCCAGGTCACCGACGACGCGCTGCTCCGGGAGAAGTACGGCGTGGGCGGCGCCCAGTACGCCGACCTGGCCGCCCTGCGCGGCGACCCGAGCGACGGCCTGCCCGGCGTCAAGGGCATCGGCGAGAAGACGGCGGCCCAGCTGATCCACGAGTACGGCGACCTCGCTGGCATCCGCGCCGCCGCCCAGGACATCGGCTCCGCGCTCACCCCGGCCCGGCGCCGCAACATCCTGGAGGCGGCGGCCTACCTGGACGTGGCGCCGACCGTGGTCCGGGTCGCCACCGACGCCCCGCTGCCCGACTTCGACCCGACCCTCCCCCGCGAGCCCCTCGACCCGATGACCCTGGAGGACCTCGCCGCCCGCTGGGGCCTCGGCACCTCCCTGGACCGCGTCCTGGAGACCCTCGCCACCCGCTGA
- a CDS encoding cation diffusion facilitator family transporter produces the protein MAGHEHSQHDHEHDHQHGGRGGHGGHSHGVAADADRRWLLSALALIVVFMAGEVVVGFAAQSLALISDAAHMLTDAASIVLALIAMRLSARPARGGYTYGLKRAEILSAQANGVTLLLLSAWLGYEAISRLLEPPEVTGSLVLITALVGIVVNVAATWCMSKANRSSLNVEGAFQHVLTDLYAFIATAVAGLIVVTTGFARADSIASLIVVALMLKAGIGLVRDSGRIFLEAAPAGIDPDAVADRLVDQPLVEEIHDLHIWEITSGQPALSAHILVTPGGDCHAVRRELQGRLAGEYGITHSTLQVDHVGEDEAGALLQITTAGELAAEHCADAHGPVHRAGPHKH, from the coding sequence ATGGCCGGCCACGAGCACTCCCAGCATGATCATGAGCATGACCACCAGCACGGCGGCCGGGGCGGCCACGGCGGCCATTCGCACGGCGTGGCCGCCGACGCCGACCGCCGGTGGCTGCTGAGCGCACTCGCGCTGATCGTGGTGTTCATGGCCGGCGAGGTGGTGGTCGGCTTCGCCGCCCAGTCGCTGGCGCTGATCTCGGACGCCGCCCACATGCTCACCGACGCCGCCTCGATCGTGCTGGCGCTGATCGCCATGCGGCTCTCCGCCCGCCCCGCGCGCGGCGGCTACACCTACGGGCTCAAGCGCGCCGAGATCCTCTCCGCCCAGGCCAACGGGGTCACACTGCTGCTGCTGTCGGCCTGGCTCGGCTACGAGGCGATCAGCCGGCTGCTCGAACCGCCGGAGGTGACCGGTTCGCTGGTCCTGATCACCGCACTGGTCGGGATCGTGGTCAACGTGGCCGCCACCTGGTGCATGTCCAAGGCCAACCGCAGCTCGCTGAACGTCGAGGGCGCCTTCCAGCACGTCCTGACCGACCTGTACGCGTTCATCGCCACCGCCGTGGCCGGTCTGATCGTGGTGACCACCGGCTTCGCCCGGGCCGACTCGATCGCCTCGCTGATCGTGGTCGCGCTGATGCTGAAGGCGGGCATCGGCCTGGTCCGCGACTCCGGACGGATCTTCCTGGAGGCCGCGCCCGCGGGGATCGACCCGGACGCGGTGGCCGACCGGCTGGTCGACCAGCCCCTGGTCGAGGAGATCCACGACCTGCACATCTGGGAGATCACCTCGGGGCAGCCGGCCCTCTCCGCGCACATCCTGGTCACCCCGGGCGGCGACTGCCACGCCGTGCGGCGCGAACTCCAGGGCCGGCTGGCCGGCGAGTACGGGATCACCCACAGCACCCTCCAGGTCGACCACGTCGGCGAGGACGAGGCCGGCGCGCTGCTGCAGATCACCACCGCGGGCGAACTCGCCGCCGAACACTGCGCCGACGCCCACGGCCCGGTCCACCGCGCCGGCCCGCACAAGCACTAG